CCAAATCAGACAAACGACAATGAAGTATCACCCGCTGAAAATCTCTCATACCTCCAGGAACTCttcccaaacttgaaaacctcgaATTTTCTTCACCATCCAATATCTCGTTCAAATCACCCATGATCACccattctttatttttaaacatagcGGAATCATGATGATAGCATAGATCATCCCACAGCTCTTTCCTTTCCTTACTCTGATTCTTTGCATAAACAAACGTACACAGAAAATCCTCTTCTCCTTCTAACCCCACTGAACAAGTAATCAGTTGATCAGACTTATAAACAGGAGTCATTCTGACAGACTCCCTCCAAAAACCCAAATTCTTCCTCCTGGACTACAATCATAATTTGTCATCACAGACCACTCCCTAAAACCCTCCTTTATTATCTTCCCAGCCTTCTTTTCCTTCACCCTTGTTTCCAAAATACATCCAAATTTCATTTCTTTGTTTCCTATCCACACCTTGACTACATAATGCTTTAAAGATTTGTTGAATTCCCTCACATTCCAGAAGAAGCTCGACATATCAGTTTTTTTTCCGAAAAAGCCTTGTGCTCTTAGCCGGATTTGCATCCTTAACTTTAGCCTTCGGCCCTCTTTTTAACCATTTTTTCATCTCTGCTTTGTCTTTGCCCCTACTCTTCTGTTCCAATATATCATCTTCTAACAGATCACCTTCTGTCACCCTTAACTGTTCAATTTCCTCCAAATTTTCATCTTCATTGTTCTCCTGATCTTCAGCACCTATCTCTCCTTACTCAACTTCTTCTATATCCTCCACAGTTAGCACATAGAACTTTGAGGCAGAAATCTGAACTTCAGATGCATGCCCCGGTGATGATCTCCCTACTTTCGCTGCTAAAACCGTCTTCCAATTAGATACTCGACAATCTTCCCGACTCCCATTTGTCTCTTTCTTGTTTTCATTACTAATTTCACCCTACAAAGCTTCCTTCAAACCCTCCAAGTTCTGCTCcttctctttttcttcattGTCTTCTATAGCTTCACTCTTCCTCTTTTCTTTACCATTCTTGACACAAAATCTTTCCGTATGACTCCACTTTTCACACAAATTACATCTTGCTGGCAACCAGGGATAGTGAAACTCAACTGTGAACTCCTTCCCCTCCTTAGAAAACTCAATCTCTTTTGGCAAAGACTTCAAAACATCAACATTCACGAAGACTTTGCTACCTCAAGATTAGTGCACGCCAGCGTCTCCGGAAGCAGTCTATCAGGAAAACCAACAGTACTAGTCATGAAACTAAGGCCCTCCCAAGAGTACATATGCAGAGGAACCTTCCGTAAATGAACCCACATTGGAATCACATTTTTCTCTCGTTTCTCTTCCTCTGTCTGTGGAGTCCATTTAGTCACCACCATAGGACTCCCGCGATGTTCCACATACCTCACTTAAGAACCTTCTCACGCGCTTTGGGATTTGAGATCCTGAATCGCATCGTCGTTGCGTTAACCACATAGACCTCCACTTTCGAAGCTAGCTCTCCATAACTCCATATCTTATTCACCACCATGTGTACCTTCGCCATATGAGGAGCAAGATCCAGAAATTTCCCGACTACAAAATCATCCCACAATGGCGTTGAATCCACGAGAACCTCGTTTGGAATCGCAACCGTATGCTTCCCATCCTTCATTGATATCTCTACCTCATACTTCTTCAAACTTTTCTTATCCTTCGCCGCCGAAACCCAACTCTTGCCTTTCCCGTCCATAGAATCACTGGTCCCAACCCCCAGACTCGCCGATCTCACCTCCGGAGGGTTTAGATCCCCCGGCGGATTCGCCAAATCCATCACGAAAAGCTAGGTCACGATCGCTCTCAAAATCGCTTTTTCTCAAAACGCAGCGTTTCGTTTCTCCTAAAAAGATGAATTCTTGGCCATTAGATTACAAATAATCAATGGTCAAAAATATTAATCCAAATTTTCAAGAATGGACCAATAAGAATGGAGGAAGATCACAAAAGAGTGATTTTGAGCCTTTAGATCAAAACTAATCAAATGcccaaaataaaactaataagaaTTATCTGTTCATTTatctataatcttttttttaacgGCTGCAAATTGAGTTAATGAACCCCAAAGGGAAAATGTGAACAAAGGAAAACAAAGAAGGCAACATTACACACTCAACCTTACAGAAAAGATCTACGAGTGAATAAAAGGTGCATCTCTGCGAATCTGCTGATGAAGCCACGCAGGTCCGCCCAATGCCAAATATGACTGAAAACGCCCGTCTCGTAAAACGCTCTTAGCAATCTCCAATATAATcatctttttgtgttttttatttatttaatggttttatttttatttttgaattgtataatgtaaatttgaaatattatacatagtttgagatatatattatagaaattatattatatttaaagtttgaggTTTAATGTTCTTATACTATGATATATGTTAAAgtatttggtttagggtttatattgtTAGAGTTTGATTGGAGATTCAAGGCTTGTGTTTTGAAAGTTatatattaagattaaaaaGAGTAAATTTCGAGTTTATATTTAAGACCTGAAGTTATAGTATGAGAATATTAGAGTTTTAAGTTGTGTTTATAGTTTAGGGATTAAAAACTTGTTTAGGGTTTGAGGATTCAAAAAGCTAAATATAGCATTTCATTATATTCTGCTATTAAACATACACTATCATAGCGTTTCCGAATATACCACTTTGTCATAGCGTTTCCAAATAtacaaacgctatctaaaaTTAAGGGGTATGTCAACCATAGCAGAAAGACAAAAAACGCTATACTCTAGTGCTATCAAAACggttttttcttgtagtgtgttgatatttttagggttagattttgaaatcttatcttttttttttaatttgacctatatgtgtttagtgattttatgataacttgatttaaacactttctaaatatcttaaaaggttaagtaagtgtttttttgcttagttatttgattatagggtcGGGAAAACTCAcagaagacttcccaagaagtcttctgacataTCCCGcataaattttagtagaatttagggttcccgtctaaattttagaaaaaattaggtttcccgcctaaatcgaagtcttccagaagtcttctaagggaagtcttctcatgtattagatcttaaaagtaactaataaattttataaaaaataatatgaaagagaaaaatttgaaatcatgtattaataaaaatttctaaatgatgaaaatttagttttactaaaattgaattatttttaacatagagTGAATGTAAATTGAGTCATGATAgcctttggtttagggtttggtaacatatgttatagtattgttggtatttttagggttagattttgaagtcttatcttttttttttctagtttgaCATATATTTGTTTAGtgactatctaataacttgatttaaacattttatgtgtttcttttaagtttaagTAAGTATTTTttgcttagttatttgattatatggTTTGGAATACTCTGAGAagactttggtttagggtttagtaacatatgttatagtattgtttgtatttaggtttagaatttggaatcttaactttttttttaaaaaaaagtttgacctacatgtgtttagttttttGAATTTAAACACTTTATAAGTTGATTCTAAGTTTAATGAATTGTTATTGactatttagttagttatttgattagttTATGGTTTGGGAAGTCTTATGACATAtttccgcctaaattttagtagaattttggtttcccgcctaaattttagtagagtttaggttttccgcctaaattttagtagaatttagatTTCTCGCCTAAATCGGAGTCTTCCCgaagtcttctcatgtatttgattttagagtctagaagacttcccaagaagtcttatgtatcgaaaatatttaacctaatcaGAATTTTTATCTCcatatataatgaaaatttacacattctctttcttcctctcaaattgctgtaacaaaaatataatgtttctcactctaaaactctccaacctctctctaatctctttgaacatcaaaacaccTAACTTTTAATCcatttctcattttttcttatgtcttctcactaatttatctttttttacaggttttttattacatggttctcatcttttaCTCAttcaaaggtagatctataaattttggatatatattattgtgtgttttatatattagattctaaaaatctatagattcaacctaatgtgactattttgtttattatttaagcataaaattatatttttgacgtttttctttgttttgaagccatttgaatgtttttgaatttgcagaTTTTTCAAATCTGAGACAGACTttgaaagacttctcagaagactctcggAAAACTCCTCGGAAGACTTCTGGGCAAGtattctaatgcattttatgcttgaagacttcgtgggaagtcttcaggaagtcctccgaagtcttctgcccaaagtggtacaaattttggatatgtatgttgtgtattttatatattagattctaaaaagttacagattcaacctaatgtgattgttttgcttattatttaagcataaaaaaatatttttgaagatttctctgttttgaagtcatttgaatgcttttgaatatgtagattttttcagatgtGAGTCATAATTTGGAAGATTTCTGAGAAGACCCTTggaagacttcccaagaagtcttctaatgtattttatgctagaagacttccaatGAAGTCTTCAGGAGTCTTCCGAAGTATTCTGTCCAAAGTGGTACAAAGGAATAATGTCAAGTAGAGTCCAAACTTATCTATGTTGAGGAATGATTTCTAGCTCCATGTGTAACAATTTTGTTTATGCtatgttttatgatttgtatgtgtactattttagttgtgaatttttttgtaaatttgaagagatgttaatcaaaataatttggtaaatatgttcatctTTTGCCAAAAATACTTGACATCATTGAAGTTATTGGTACAATATACTAAGAATTTTGTAATCAATCGATGGAATGAAGCCTTACATTTATACATGAAGAATTAGGGCAACtataaaagaaaactaaataatataaataatatccCAAGACTCGATTTCGTATATTTGATCAAAATTCTCCACACGAAATTAGGAAATCTtagtaattataaatatacaGATAAGTATATTTagtatttattatcattttaaaaaaatataacaactaCAAAGGGAAATGTAATATACATGAATGAGATTTATGAGGAAATGTTTTCTAATATTCTGGTTTTATTAGCATAACCAGAGAATAGATTAAAGTGAAACCGAGATTGATTTAAAGATGAAACTAAAGATGGTTCAGGGAAAATGATCGCGTGCGGTTTAGTGAGAAAAGTCACATCAGCATTGTGAAATAGCTGACTCAGCATTATGAAATAGTGAGGTTATAAttcaaattataacgatttcagTAAGCGTGTCATCAGATAATAGTATGGTTTTAGTTGATAAGAATATAAATGCATGATTCACATAGGTGAAACCATAAAAAAGTGAACAATACCATGATAAGAAGAGTATGGGCCGGGCCGCCCATCAGAACCTACGAACAAGAATTTTAACAAATTAAACGAAATTCagaattaaccaaaataaaaattagatttgtAAAGAGAGGAAAAAAGGCTGTTGTTTCCTCATACGTTTCGTTCCTCCAATGCCAATTCGCAAATAACAACACAGAACACACAAATTACCAATTTCTTTTCTTCCTCCATCGcaaacaaaaaccctaattGCCTCCTTCTGATTCCATAaattcctctttctctctctctctctgtctatCGCGTTTCCAGTATTTGACTTGTGTGGGTGAAAATCCATTGGCTTCGATTGCATCTACGAGACGCCTTGTTTCCTGCGTTTAGACGAACAATCTCCTTCCGGACTTTTAGGGTTTTGGTGTCCTCTCTCTCGCCTTTCTCCATCCTTGCTTTATCGGGTTAGGGATAATTTTGGCTGTTTTTTTAGATTGTCCCCGATAAAATAGAGAATAGAGAGGCATACGCGTTGGTGTTAGGGTTTCTTGTTTTCGTTTCATCATTGGAGTTGTCGCTTAGGCACTGAACCGGCGGGTGGTTCCGATGAGGGTGTTGTTTTAATTGTCATTTTACCCATTCTGCGTGAGAGATGGAAGTCtagaaggtttttttttttttttttttttaatcatctgaaGATTGAATCTTGAGTTTGAGAAGCCGAGGGATTTGGATTTCCTCTCCTGGCTTCATTTTGTGACAAgggaagagaaaaagaaaagagtttaTAATTTTGTGTGGGAGGGTGAAGTAAGGTTAGTGTGTTTCTGTCTTTTATCTGATGAGGTACGGCTTTCATAATGGACAAAGGTGAACCCTCTTTAGTTCCGGAATGGTTGAGAAGTTCAGGGCATGCTTCTGGTGGTGGGAGTTCAAACCACCTCCTTATATCATCTTCTTCTCACTCAGGTATGCTCGAGTCCTATAGCATCTGATTGATAGTTTGTTGTTTGGTTTGTCTGCATAAGGTGATTTTAACTgtttcctgttttttttttttttgggtgattAGATTCTGCATCTTTACCTCATAATAGTCGGAATAAGAACTCTTGGAACAAAAGTGATGTTGATTCCGTTCATTCTCCTTTTCTGGATCGATCTTCTTCTGCTAATTCCAGGAGGGGCTCTAGTAATGGGTCTGCTAAGCATCCGTATAGTAGTTTCAACTTCAATAGGAGTCAAAGAGATAAGGACCGCAGCAGGGACAAGGATAGGATAAGCTATGTGGATCCATGGGACCTTGACACTTCTCTCCCTCTCAGAAATATCTTAACTGGTAGGGATCAGGACCAACTGCGACGATCACATTCAATGGTGACTAGGAAACAGGCCGACCACTTATCTCGAGGGCTTTCAGTGGGCTTGAAAAATGGTGGTGGTAGTAGTAGTTACAACGGGAATGGTATACTTCATGGACCTAGCATTGGCAATAGTTTTCTGAGGACTGGTTTTGATAAGGATTTTCCTTCGCTCGGAGCTGAAGAGAAGCATGGTGGGCAAGACGTTGTACGGGTCTCATCTCCTTGTCTAGGCTCAGCTGTTCAGAGCTTGCCAGTTGGTAACTCTCCTTTGATTGGTGGGGAAGGTTGGACATCGGCTCTGGCAGAGGTTCCCAATGTCATCGAGAAGGCTTGTGCTGGGCCCTTAATTTCTCCGAAAGCTAATGTTGTTAACATAGGATCTTCAACTGGTCTTAACATGGCTGAAGCATTGGTTCAGTCTCCAGCAAGAACGCTTACCCCTCCACATGTATGATTTGTATCATCGTAGTTTTGGGTTTATTCTACACTTACATTTCTTCTTGTCTAAAGTAAGataataaccattgttttttcAGGGATCTTTGAAGACACAAAGACATGAGGACTTGGCAATCAAGCAGTCAAGGCAGTTGATTCCGGTTGTGCCGTCAGCACAAAAGTGCTCGGTAAGTGTTCCCCTTagttattactattattattattttatcatccAATCAATATCTGTTTTATTCAATTTGTCAGATTCTTAACTCTTCTGATAAATCCAAGACAAAGCAAATGGTTCGAGCTGGTGAAAGTTGTCTTGCTCCCTCAAGAAACTCCCAACAGCAGCCCTCTGTCCTGCTCGGAAATGTCCAGTCTAATCCTAGTGGTCAAATTAAATCAGAGAAGAAGCTGTTGGTTCTCAAACCTGCTTGGGAAACTGGTGTTGCTGCTGTTAAAGAATCTGGAAGTCCTAGTAGTAATCCAAACAGCAGACCCAACTCTAGCCAGCTAATGAATACTGCTCAATCACCACAATCTGCTACTGTGAGAAGTACAAACAACAGCCCAAGGGAGCACAAGGGAATAACCTCCTTCACCATGACATCTGGGCAAACCATTGAAAAGAAACCTTACTTAGCTCAGACTCAGAGCAGGCATGCATTTTTCAGTGCTCTGAAGCAGAAAACCATATCATCAACAAACATCTCTACCGATCCTGTTAACCCTTCAACCACTCGCGTCTCTTCTTCCGTTGAGGAAAAAGTACTCACGTCAAAGGAGCTTGTAGCTAGTGACTCGTCAAGTTCGCAGGTTACATGTGGTCTTGAAGTCACTCAAAGGAATACTATTGGTTTTGAGGCAGCAGACACTCCAGATGAGGAAGAAGCCGAGTTTCTCAGATCGCTTGGCTGGGATGAAAACAATGGCGAAGTTGAAGCTCTTACAGAGGAGGAGATAAAAGCTTTTAATGAACAGGTAAAAAACATAACTACGCTCCTTTGACACTGTCTCGTTATCTTGTAAGATTAAAAAGAGTAACAATGGTTGTATCCTTGCTTTGTTCAAACAGTACAATAAGCTGAGGCCGTCACTTCCGCAGAAACTGTCCATCATACAAGAGCAAGACAGTGTAACTTAGGATCTTCGAAACCAACCTTACAAACTGAAGAAATTACTGTTTTTTTACTCCATGG
This Brassica napus cultivar Da-Ae chromosome C6, Da-Ae, whole genome shotgun sequence DNA region includes the following protein-coding sequences:
- the LOC106402339 gene encoding uncharacterized protein LOC106402339, which codes for MDKGEPSLVPEWLRSSGHASGGGSSNHLLISSSSHSDSASLPHNSRNKNSWNKSDVDSVHSPFLDRSSSANSRRGSSNGSAKHPYSSFNFNRSQRDKDRSRDKDRISYVDPWDLDTSLPLRNILTGRDQDQLRRSHSMVTRKQADHLSRGLSVGLKNGGGSSSYNGNGILHGPSIGNSFLRTGFDKDFPSLGAEEKHGGQDVVRVSSPCLGSAVQSLPVGNSPLIGGEGWTSALAEVPNVIEKACAGPLISPKANVVNIGSSTGLNMAEALVQSPARTLTPPHGSLKTQRHEDLAIKQSRQLIPVVPSAQKCSILNSSDKSKTKQMVRAGESCLAPSRNSQQQPSVLLGNVQSNPSGQIKSEKKLLVLKPAWETGVAAVKESGSPSSNPNSRPNSSQLMNTAQSPQSATVRSTNNSPREHKGITSFTMTSGQTIEKKPYLAQTQSRHAFFSALKQKTISSTNISTDPVNPSTTRVSSSVEEKVLTSKELVASDSSSSQVTCGLEVTQRNTIGFEAADTPDEEEAEFLRSLGWDENNGEVEALTEEEIKAFNEQYNKLRPSLPQKLSIIQEQDSVT